The Terriglobales bacterium genome includes the window TCATCCTGGAGCGCTCTGAGCTTCAGCAGGTGATCCACTCGGTCTTCGTCATTCTCGATGTGCCCGTAGAGCATCGTCGCGTTCGACTTCAGCCCGATCTCATGCGCAATTTTGGCTGTCTCCAGCCATTGCGAACCATCGATCTTGTGGTCGCAAATGATGTGGCGCACGCGCTCGTTGAAGATTTCCGCTCCCCCGCCCGGAAGCGAATCGACCCCTGCCTCCTTTAAGGCCACCAGCATCTCGCGAATACTCATCTTCGCCCGCTTCGCCAGGAATGCCACTTCGACCATCGTAAAGGCCTTTAGGTGTACCTGCGGGAAGCGCTGCTTCAATCCCTTGACCAGGTCAACGAAATATTCGAACGTCAGGTCTGGATGCAATCCACCGACAATATGAAACTCCGTCACCGCTTCCGAGTAGCCGGAGGCTGCCGTCTGAAACGCCTCTTCCAGCGCCATCGTGTACGCGCCCGGAGCGTCCTTCTTCCGGCCAAATGCACACAGTCGGCAATACGCCACGCACACGTTCGTATGATTGATATGGCGGTTCACATTGAAGTACGTCTTGTCGCCATGCATCTTCTCGCGGGCGAAGTTGGCCATCCAGCCAAGCGCCAGGATGTCCTTGGTCCCGTACAGCGCCAGGGCATCATCGGCGCTGAGGCGCTCTCCTGCAAGCACCTTCTCGGCAATGGGCCGCAGACGCGAGTCGTCCGTCTGGAATGCATGTCTCACGGCAGTTTCAGGCATATGTCCGATGATATCGCACCCCTCCCGTGAAGTCACAGGGGCAAGTGACTTAGCAGTTCTGGCTCGTGCTACTCTGCGTCCTCTGCGCCGAAGTTGTGGCCAATAAAAAACCGCGCACACCGTCAGTATGCGCGGCCATTTACTTTTTCGATTTATCTGGTCAGTGCCGCTTCCCTCACACCCTTGCGCTCTTTCACGGCCATCAATTCACCGGCTTTTTGGGCAATGTGCTCGGCGCTAACCTCGAACTCCTTAACCAGTTCCCAGGGCGCGCCCGAATCGCCGAAGCGATCCTTTACGCCGATGTATCCGGTGATCACCGGGGTTCCATACACCGCCGGACTAGCCGTGATGACCGAACTCACCTTCCACGCCAGAGCACCGATCTGATGTTCTTCGGCCGTGACTACCACGCCGGTTTCCTTCGCGGCGCGGATCACGGCTTCGTCATCGAACGGCTTCATTGTGTGTAGGTTAATCACGCGCGTCTCGAACCCGAACTCCTTCTTCAGGATGTAGGCCGCCCGCATCGCTTCGGGAACCATCGGTCCGCAAGCAACGATCGTCAAGTCCTCATCCTCATTTTTGTACTCGGACGCCAGCACCGTTTCGAACGCATCGACGAAGTTCTCTGCCTCTTTCCGGAAGCGGATCACGTTCGCCTTGCCGAATACGAATGGCGACTTATCGTTCGTCACGATCGGCGTCGCTTCACGCGCAAACCGGATGTACTTTGGGCCAACATGTTCCAACAGCAGATAGCCGGTCGCCCGCTTCGTCTCTACCGAGTCGCACGGCACAACCACCGACATATTCGGCAGTGCGCACATCGCGAACAGGTCTTCCAGCGCCTGGTGAGTCGCGCCATCTGGACCGACAGAAACGCCGCCGTGCGCGCCGGCAACCATTACGTTAAAGTTCCCGTAGCAGACCGACACGCGAAGCTGATCGAGGTTGCGCGCCGCCGCAAATGTTCCGTATGTTCCGAATACGGCGATCTTCCCTTCTTTCGCCAGTCCTGCTGCCGCGGCGGTCGCCGACTGCTCGGCGATGCCCATGCTCAGCCAGCGGTTCTTGCGTTCGGGATTCTTGCTGTAGAACTCACTTATGGTGATGGAACCGGAGATGTCGAGACCCAGGCAGACGATACGGTCGTCGTCGCCGTTCTCGGCGAGCGACTGGCCAAAGCCCATACGCGTAGGCTTCATCGCTACTTTCATCGTCACGTTCTTGTTCCACCAATAATCGCGCGAGAACTTCGGCATCTTAGCGTCGAGCTTCTTGTCTACTTCCGCCTGATAAGCCTTCGCGTGCGCGAACAGTTCATCTACCGGGATCTTGCCGACCAGGTTCAGTTCCGTCAGGCTCTTTGTCAGTTCTTCCTGGTTCGGAGCCTTGCCGTGCCAGCCGGCGATATCCTCCATGAAGCTGACTCCCTTGCCCTTGATTGTGTCCGCGAGGATCACCGTCGGCTTGCCATTCGCGAGCGCCTTCGCCTGCTCGAGCGCGTCCACCACCTGCCTCATATCATGACCGTTGATCCGGATCACGTTCCAGCCGAACGCCTTGTACTTGTCGTCGAGCGGCTCAACGTTCATCACGTCGTGGACCTTGCCATCGATCTGGAGCCGGTTGCAGTCCACGATGCCGACAAGGTTGTCGAGTTTGTAGTGCGCCGCTTCCATCACGGCTTCCCAGATATTGCCTTCCTGCTGCTCGCCGTCGCCCATGATCACGAACGTTTTGTAGCTCTTCTTATTCAGTCGAGCGCCAAGGGCAATTCCCACGCCGACGCTCAAGCCCTGCCCGAGGGAACCGCTGGAGACTTCCGCTCCCGGAATCTTTAACCAGTGGGGATGTCCCTGGAACGGAGAGGACAGTTTGCGCAGCAACGCGACATCCTTCTTGTCGCACGCACCCGCAAACGCCAGCCCGATGTAAAGGCTCGGAGCCTTGTGTCCAGTGGACCAGATGATGCGGTCACGCCCTTCCCAGAGCGCATCTTTCGGATCCAGGTCGGCTACCCGCAGGTACAACGCGGCGGTGATGTCCATGATGGACAGCGTCCCACCGGCATGACCCGATCCGGCTGCGCACAGGCATACGAGATCGTAGCCACGCATCAGGTTCGCCTGTTCTTTCAGTTCCTCAATCGTGTATTGCCGGATCGTTTGTCCGGTTTTGGAGTCCTTCAATGCCATGACGTCTCCTCGCGGTCCACTGCCAAACTGGGGATAAGTAACCGCCTTGTTTATCACGGGGATGGACACAAGTCGGGTGCGCACGTCACAAGTGGGTGTGACGTGTTGGCACAAACGGAAAGGGCACGCCCGAAAGCGTGCCCTGGTAAGGAGTTGCGGCTATAGTTCGAGTTCGGCCTTCAGAAGGTCCTTCCCCTCTGCCGGACTGACCTTGAATCCCAACCTCTTAAAGATAGCCAGCATGTCTTCGTTCTCAGACAGGATGCTCGCAACCACGCGCTTGCCACCTTCCTTACGGGCGATCTCGATGCCGCGCTTTACGAGTTCGGTACCGAGTCCGAGGTGCTGTGCTTCGTCGATGACGACAACCATCGTCTCGTAATCCTCGGTGCCATGCAGGTGATGCAGGCGCCCGACAGCGAGGATTTCACCAACACCCGATTTTGGATCACGCTGCTCGGCTACCAAGGCCATTTCGCGGTCATAGTCGACGAAGCAGATTCGCGTCAAACGCTCGTGTGCTGTGCGCTGCGACAGCTTCAGCGGAGCGAAGTAGCGCATCAGCACCGTGCGATCCGACAGCTTCTCGTGAAACTTGATGATGGTCGGCTCGTCTTCCGGACGAATCGGCCGGATCGTGACCGGCTTGTTGTTCTTCATCGTCCATTCGCTGACGTACTGGATTGGATACGGACGAATGGCAGGTTTCGGAAGATCCGATTCCGTCGACTTCGGGTCATGCAATACGACGCGAGCGTCCAGCGCGATCAGGTTGTCGGGCGAAGCCAGCAACGGGTTAATGTCGAGTTCCTTGATCCAGGACTGCTCCACCACGAGGTAGCTGAAGCGCACGAGCAGGTCTTCGAGCGCCGCGATATCCACCGGCTTGCGCCCGCGAACACCCTTCAGTGCCGTGAAGATCTTCGTTTGCTCGATCATGCGCTTTGCCAACGTCGAGTTCAGAGGAGGCAGAGCCAGCGCGCGGTCCTTGAACACTTCGACCAGTTGTCCACCGGTTCCGAACAGCAACACCGGACCAAACTGCGGATCGATGCTGCTGCCGATGATCACTTCGTAACCATCCAGCTTGATCATCGGTTGAACGGTGACGCCCTGGAAGTGCTGGGCACCAACCTTCTCGGTTACCGACTTCTTGATCGCGTTGAACGACTGGCGAACGCCATCGGCATTGCGGATATTGAGCTGAACCCCGCCGACATCGGTCTTGTGAGTGATCGTTTCGGAGAACAGCTTCAGCACAACCGGGAAGCCGAACTTCTCAGCCGTCTTGATGGCTTCGTCTTCGGTCGTAGCTATCTTGGTCGGAACCGTCGGGATGCCATAAGCTGCGAGCAGTTCTTTCGACTCGAACTCAGTCAGGATCGTGCGACCCGACTTGCGAACTTCATCAATGATCTGCTTCGCCTTCGCACGATCCGGAGCAGCGGCATCGCCATCGGTGCGAAGCGTCGGGGTTTCATACAGCGCGCGCAGGTTATAGCTGTACTTCCACATGTAGTTGAACATGCGTGCTGCTGTATCGGGGAATGCAAACGTCGGAATGCCGGCCTGGTTGAGAATCTCCTCGCCCGCGGCGACTTCCGCTCCGCCCATCCAGCTTGCCAAAACCGGCTTGCCGAGCGAATTCGCATAAGGCTTGAGCTGTTCGGCGATCTGCGTCGGGTTCGTCATGCCCTGTGGCGTAAGAATCACGAGCATTCCGTCGATTGCTGGATCCTTTGCGGCGATTTCGAGCGATGTCGAATAGCGCTCCGGTTCCGCGTCGCCGAGGATGTCGACTGGATTGTTATGGCTCCAGTGCGGCGGCAGAAAATCGTCAAATGCGTTCATCGTTGCCGGGGAAAGATCGGCAACATGACCTTCGCCCGTAACAAGAGCGTCGGTCGCTAGCACGCCAGGGCCGCCGGCATTCGTAACCATGCAAAGCCTTGGACCTTGTGGCAGGGGCTGACGAGCCAGAACTTCCGACATGTAGAACAGGTCGGAGATGTTCTGAACGCGCAGAACACCGCTGCGTTTGAAAGCAGCGTCCAGGACCTCGTCGGAGCCAGTCAACGAACCTGTATGCGAAGCAGCGGCCTTGGCCGCGGCGGCGGTGCGTCCGGGCTTAATCACGAGGATCGGTTTAGTAAGAGAAATTTCGCGGGCGGCGGAGAGGAACGAGCGTGCATCGCCGACCGATTCCATGTAGACGATGATGCTCTTCGTCCGCGGGTCATCGCCAAAGTAGTCAATCAGGTCGCCCCAGCCCACATCGAGCATCGATCCGGTGGAAACGAAAGCGCTGAACCCGACGTTCTCGCGCAAGCTCCAGTCAAGAATTGCGGTGCAGAGTGCACCGGATTGAGAGATGAAAGCAACGTTCCCGGGGCGCGCTGCATGGCGAGCGAAGGTTGCGTTCATTCCGGTGATCGGGTTCATCACGCCAAGGCAGTTCGGTCCGATGATGCGCATCTTGCCGCCGGCAATGGTCTTGGCGATCTGGCGCTCGAGTTCCTTACCTTCTTCGCCGTGTTCCTTGAAACCGGCCGAAATGATGATGGCCGCCGGGACGCCGTTTGCCACGCACTCCTGAATCAGGCCAGGGGCTGTTGGAGCGGGAGTCGTAATCACGACCAGGTCTGGCCGTTCGGGCAGCGACGCAACGTCCTTGTAAGCCTTAACGCCCAGGATGCTGGGACGCTTTGGATTGACCGGATACACGGTTCCGCCGAACGGCGTGCTGAGGAGATTCCACAGGACATTGCGGCCTACGCTTCCCTCTCGTTCGCTGGCGCCGATCAGGGCAATGCTGCGGGGATTGAAGATGTCGTCAAGAGGATGGCGTTCCGACCGAAGCAAATCGTGCGCGGGATCGATAATCAGCTTGCCGGACGGGTATGCCTTTGCGGCGGGATTTTTCACAAAACTCGCTTCCATGTATAAGGACCTCGCTCCTATAAATTATGAACCTTTTAGAGTCCGATTTTCGGACGAATTCCCGCCATGACTCCCATCACCCGGAAACGTGAGATTCGGCAGCAACGCTGAACAGAGGCGTTGGAATCAGGCATTGGTTGTGGGAATTCCGCCCAGCACATGAGTCGCGGCCGCACCCTTCTTTTCGGAAGATGCTATGTCGGCGATGGTGGTTCCCTGCAGGAACTCCATATAAGCCTTGCGGATCTCGTGCCATTTCTGGTGTGCCGTGCATGAATCGGTTTCGGAACAGTCGTCTCTCTCGCCCAAGATGCAGGGCTGCGGTGTCTGCATCTGGTCAAAGAGTTGGACGATCTCGATGAGCTTGATTTCGTCGGGTGGACGGACCAGCCAATATCCGCCGCGGCTGCCACGTGCGGTGCCCAGTACTCCGGCGTTCTTAAGCGACAGCAGGATCTTGGCCAGGTAGTTCGGCGGGATATCCGCCTTGCTGGCCAAGTCTTTGCCAAGCATCGAGTGGCTTTTGCGCTGTCTCGCCAGTTGAGCCAGCGCTCGTAATGCGTATTGGGACGTTACCGAGAGCATTTCTTGACCTGCGGATGTTCAACTCCATATTCATCTTGGCGAAGAGAAAACACCTGTGATTTTCGTCACAAAAATCAGTGATATTCCATAAGTAAGGGTTTCTTCGTTACACTATTTATTTGCGGCACGAACTTCGGCTGGCATTTAGGCGGATCACTCACAAGTACTTGATTTTCAGAGACATCAGGCCTGAGTCGGAAGCTGGTACGCCGTATCTATATACCTATGGCCTCACATATACAGGACTACTCGACCACTGCCGTTCAAAACGGCGGCGATATGCAGGAACGAGAACGGGTTTTTGATGCCTTCCGGCGCTGGGGATATCTGCAGGCCAATCTCGATCCCTTGGGACACTCCCTAAAGCCGGTTCCGCTTCCCGAGTTGGAACTCTCGGGTCCGTTTGCCGATGAGGCCCGCCGTGTTTACGCCGGAACTATCGGGGCCGAGTTCATGCACATTCTCGACCCCGAGAAGCGGAAGTTCATCCAAGACCGCCTGGAAGGCGAACCAGCCCCGGTTGACCAGCAGCACATCCTCGAGAAGCTGATTCAGGCCGACGAGTTCGAGCAGGTAATCCAGTCGCGCTATCTCGGAACAAAGCGCTTCTCTGGGGAAGGTGTCTCGGCACAGATTCCGTTGATTGACGAGATCCTGCACTGCGCCGCCGAGCGCGAATGCAAACAAGTGGTGCTCGCCATGAGCCATCGCGGACGGCTCACGGTCATTGTCAACAACATGGGACGCGATGCGTCGGAAATCTTCGCCAAGTTCGAAGATGTGGATCCCCGTTCGGTCCTCGGCGGTGGAGACGTGAAGTACCACCTTGGCGCAACCGGTATGTTCACCGGACGCAACGGCAACCAGGTGAAGATCCACCTTGTATCGAATCCGAGCCACCTGGAAGCAGTGGGGCCGGTGGCGATTGGACGTACGCGCGCGAAGCAGGCTCACTTCGGCGAAGGAGGAGTTGATCGCGTATTCCCGGTGATCATCCACGGCGATTCGGCGTTCGCGGGACAAGGCATGGTAGCCGAGACGCTCGGCTTCGCGAACGTGAAAGCTTATACCGTCGGCGGCACTATCCATGTATTGGCAAACAACCTGATCGGATTTACCACAGAGCCCTTCGAGTACAACAGCTCGCGTTTCTCCACTGATCTTGCCAAGCGACTGCCGGTGCCCATCTTCCACGTGAACGCCGAAGATCCGGATGCGGTGATACGAATTGCAAAGCTGGCGGTCGAGTATCGCTACAAGTTCCATAACGACGTTGTCATCGACCTGATCGGGTATCGTCGTCACGGTCACTCGGAAGTGGACGATCCGACGATCACGCAGCCGGTGCGTTACGCCAAGATCAAAGACCACCCTCCGTTGTCGGAGATTTACGCGAAGCAGATTGGCGTCGACCCGAAGCCACTCGCCGACCGAATTCGCGCCGGGTACCAGGACGCGCAGACCCGTGCTAAGCAGTTGAAGAAGATGCCGGTGCTGGCGACTCATCCAGCGTATTGGGACCGCTACCAAGGCGGCCTTTACAACCCGGATTACGAAGTTGAAACAGCGATTACGCCGGACCAGGTGGCGCACATCACCAAGGTCGTAACCGTCCCGCCATCTAACGTTAGCGTTCATCCGAAAATTCAAAAGTTGCTCGAACAGCGGGCGGAAATGAGTGCGGGTAAACGCCCGCTCGACTATGGTATGGCAGAGGCGCTGGCATTTGGCTCACTGCTGATGCAGGGTATTCACGTTCGACTCAGCGGACAGGATACTCAGCGCGGTACGTTTAATCAGCGCCACGATGTGCTGGTCGACGTGAATGACGAGCGCGAGTACTTCCCGCTTCAACACCTGGCTCCCGACCAGGCAAAGTTCGAGATCTACAACTCGACCCTTTCGGAGGCGGCCGTGCTCGGGTTTGAGTACGGATACAGCCGCGACTATCCGGAAGCGTTTGTCGGGTGGGAGGCGCAGTTCGGTGACTTCGCGAACGGCGCCCAGATAATCATCGACCAATTTGTAGTGGCAGGTGAAGACAAGTGGGGCTTGCTCAGCGGCCTCGTCATGCTGCTTCCCCATGGCTATGAAGGCCAGGGACCGGAGCACTCGAGCGCACGCATCGAGCGGTATTTGCAGTTGTGCGCACGCGACAATATCCAGGTGTGCCAGCCTTCGACGGCAGCCCAATACTTCCACCTGTTGCGCCGGCAAGTATTGCGCACATGGCGGAAACCGCTGATCTGCTTTACTCCGAAGAGCATGCTGCGGCATCCGGACGCAAGTTCTCCGATTTCGGAGATCACCAGTGGACGTTTCCAGCCGATTATTCCGGATATCGATGTCCAGGATGCAAAACGTATCGTGGTGTGCACCGGAAAAATCGGACGCGAAATCCGGATGGAGCGTAAGAAGCGCAAGAACACCGATACCGCGGTCATCTTCGTGGAGCAACTGTATCCGCTAGCTGAAGGCGAGTTGAGGGCGGCCTTGAACGCGCATCCAAACGCAAC containing:
- a CDS encoding Rrf2 family transcriptional regulator, which gives rise to MLSVTSQYALRALAQLARQRKSHSMLGKDLASKADIPPNYLAKILLSLKNAGVLGTARGSRGGYWLVRPPDEIKLIEIVQLFDQMQTPQPCILGERDDCSETDSCTAHQKWHEIRKAYMEFLQGTTIADIASSEKKGAAATHVLGGIPTTNA
- a CDS encoding transketolase — translated: MALKDSKTGQTIRQYTIEELKEQANLMRGYDLVCLCAAGSGHAGGTLSIMDITAALYLRVADLDPKDALWEGRDRIIWSTGHKAPSLYIGLAFAGACDKKDVALLRKLSSPFQGHPHWLKIPGAEVSSGSLGQGLSVGVGIALGARLNKKSYKTFVIMGDGEQQEGNIWEAVMEAAHYKLDNLVGIVDCNRLQIDGKVHDVMNVEPLDDKYKAFGWNVIRINGHDMRQVVDALEQAKALANGKPTVILADTIKGKGVSFMEDIAGWHGKAPNQEELTKSLTELNLVGKIPVDELFAHAKAYQAEVDKKLDAKMPKFSRDYWWNKNVTMKVAMKPTRMGFGQSLAENGDDDRIVCLGLDISGSITISEFYSKNPERKNRWLSMGIAEQSATAAAAGLAKEGKIAVFGTYGTFAAARNLDQLRVSVCYGNFNVMVAGAHGGVSVGPDGATHQALEDLFAMCALPNMSVVVPCDSVETKRATGYLLLEHVGPKYIRFAREATPIVTNDKSPFVFGKANVIRFRKEAENFVDAFETVLASEYKNEDEDLTIVACGPMVPEAMRAAYILKKEFGFETRVINLHTMKPFDDEAVIRAAKETGVVVTAEEHQIGALAWKVSSVITASPAVYGTPVITGYIGVKDRFGDSGAPWELVKEFEVSAEHIAQKAGELMAVKERKGVREAALTR
- a CDS encoding 2-oxoglutarate dehydrogenase E1 component, with product MASHIQDYSTTAVQNGGDMQERERVFDAFRRWGYLQANLDPLGHSLKPVPLPELELSGPFADEARRVYAGTIGAEFMHILDPEKRKFIQDRLEGEPAPVDQQHILEKLIQADEFEQVIQSRYLGTKRFSGEGVSAQIPLIDEILHCAAERECKQVVLAMSHRGRLTVIVNNMGRDASEIFAKFEDVDPRSVLGGGDVKYHLGATGMFTGRNGNQVKIHLVSNPSHLEAVGPVAIGRTRAKQAHFGEGGVDRVFPVIIHGDSAFAGQGMVAETLGFANVKAYTVGGTIHVLANNLIGFTTEPFEYNSSRFSTDLAKRLPVPIFHVNAEDPDAVIRIAKLAVEYRYKFHNDVVIDLIGYRRHGHSEVDDPTITQPVRYAKIKDHPPLSEIYAKQIGVDPKPLADRIRAGYQDAQTRAKQLKKMPVLATHPAYWDRYQGGLYNPDYEVETAITPDQVAHITKVVTVPPSNVSVHPKIQKLLEQRAEMSAGKRPLDYGMAEALAFGSLLMQGIHVRLSGQDTQRGTFNQRHDVLVDVNDEREYFPLQHLAPDQAKFEIYNSTLSEAAVLGFEYGYSRDYPEAFVGWEAQFGDFANGAQIIIDQFVVAGEDKWGLLSGLVMLLPHGYEGQGPEHSSARIERYLQLCARDNIQVCQPSTAAQYFHLLRRQVLRTWRKPLICFTPKSMLRHPDASSPISEITSGRFQPIIPDIDVQDAKRIVVCTGKIGREIRMERKKRKNTDTAVIFVEQLYPLAEGELRAALNAHPNATEIVWVQEEPANMGALYYMIPRLKRLSGGRPVLSVKRSASATPSTGSAKAHEMEQRTLIDLALGGK
- the mqnE gene encoding aminofutalosine synthase MqnE → MPETAVRHAFQTDDSRLRPIAEKVLAGERLSADDALALYGTKDILALGWMANFAREKMHGDKTYFNVNRHINHTNVCVAYCRLCAFGRKKDAPGAYTMALEEAFQTAASGYSEAVTEFHIVGGLHPDLTFEYFVDLVKGLKQRFPQVHLKAFTMVEVAFLAKRAKMSIREMLVALKEAGVDSLPGGGAEIFNERVRHIICDHKIDGSQWLETAKIAHEIGLKSNATMLYGHIENDEDRVDHLLKLRALQDETGGFQTFIPLAFHPDNTPLSHLPWTSGFTDIKQMAVSRLVLDNFAHIKAYWQMLTPKIAQISLRFGADDLDGTVIEEKIYHDAGAETPQGMRRQELERLIKEAGRVPVERDTLYRPVTRTETTFTVAV
- a CDS encoding bifunctional acetate--CoA ligase family protein/GNAT family N-acetyltransferase; the protein is MEASFVKNPAAKAYPSGKLIIDPAHDLLRSERHPLDDIFNPRSIALIGASEREGSVGRNVLWNLLSTPFGGTVYPVNPKRPSILGVKAYKDVASLPERPDLVVITTPAPTAPGLIQECVANGVPAAIIISAGFKEHGEEGKELERQIAKTIAGGKMRIIGPNCLGVMNPITGMNATFARHAARPGNVAFISQSGALCTAILDWSLRENVGFSAFVSTGSMLDVGWGDLIDYFGDDPRTKSIIVYMESVGDARSFLSAAREISLTKPILVIKPGRTAAAAKAAASHTGSLTGSDEVLDAAFKRSGVLRVQNISDLFYMSEVLARQPLPQGPRLCMVTNAGGPGVLATDALVTGEGHVADLSPATMNAFDDFLPPHWSHNNPVDILGDAEPERYSTSLEIAAKDPAIDGMLVILTPQGMTNPTQIAEQLKPYANSLGKPVLASWMGGAEVAAGEEILNQAGIPTFAFPDTAARMFNYMWKYSYNLRALYETPTLRTDGDAAAPDRAKAKQIIDEVRKSGRTILTEFESKELLAAYGIPTVPTKIATTEDEAIKTAEKFGFPVVLKLFSETITHKTDVGGVQLNIRNADGVRQSFNAIKKSVTEKVGAQHFQGVTVQPMIKLDGYEVIIGSSIDPQFGPVLLFGTGGQLVEVFKDRALALPPLNSTLAKRMIEQTKIFTALKGVRGRKPVDIAALEDLLVRFSYLVVEQSWIKELDINPLLASPDNLIALDARVVLHDPKSTESDLPKPAIRPYPIQYVSEWTMKNNKPVTIRPIRPEDEPTIIKFHEKLSDRTVLMRYFAPLKLSQRTAHERLTRICFVDYDREMALVAEQRDPKSGVGEILAVGRLHHLHGTEDYETMVVVIDEAQHLGLGTELVKRGIEIARKEGGKRVVASILSENEDMLAIFKRLGFKVSPAEGKDLLKAELEL